Within Bacteroidota bacterium, the genomic segment GTACATATCGCTCATCAAATTTACCTTGTTATTTATATATCCTTCCATGCTGTGCGACAAGGCATCCCATCCTTGGAAAGCTGTATATTTAGGTGGCACGGATTTCATCAGTTCCGGATCTACAATAGCCAGTACAGGAAAGAGTGAGGGATCTTTAATGCCGACTTTTTCATGTGTTTCTTCATTGGTGATTACAGCACCAGCGTCTGTTTCTGAACCTGTTCCTGCAGTTGTTGTAATCGCCACAATTGAAAGCGGTTTATTCTCAATTGCTTTTCTTTTCCCGGTTCCTGACTGAATATAATCCCAGAGATCTCCCGGATTTGTGGCCATAACTGCCATTGCTTTTGCAGCATCCATACAGCTTCCTCCACCAAGTGCAATAATAAAATCGCAATTGTTTTCTTTGGCAAAAGCACTGCCCTTCATAACTGTTGATTTTAAAGGATTAGCCTCAACCTTGTCAAATACAACTGTGATTACACCTGCCAGATAGAGTTCATCTTCCGTCCTGGCCAAATAACCATTTGCTCTGGTAGACTTTCCATTCGAAATAACAATCATTGCTTTTTTACCAGGAAGTTTCTGCTCATGCAGATGATTTAACATTCCGGCTCCAAAAAGCGTTCTAGTTGGTATAAACATGTTAAAACCCATCATTTCTTTCTCCTTATCTATTTTTCAATGACATTTTCATACTCATCAGTTAAATTTAAGAAATAAATACCTTTCTTTCATTACTCAGATTCAGGTATTACTTCATTTAGACATCTTATTGCATTTAATGTTCTTGGATACCCGACATAAGGTAATAACTGAGTAACAGTACTAAGTAATACTGTTTTATCATTTCCAACATTTAAATTGCCCTGTATATGCCCTTTTAACTGTGGCTCACATCCACCCAAAGACAGAATCATGGAAAAGGTCAGAAGTTCTCTTGTTTTTATATCCAGTCCTTTTCGGGTATAATAATCACCAAAGCAATTGGCTGATAAATATTCTTGAATATGAATCTGATTCGCTGGTGATTGCTCGTACATATTATCAATCGTTTCTCCAAAAATTGATTTTTGAACTTCCAAGCCTTTTTCAAATCGGGTTTCCGGCGTAGTGGTTGACTGTTTTTCCAGCGGCAGCTTTATTCCTCTGCTTTCCAATATTTCGTTTGTGACATGGATGAAATCGAATACTTTTGCAATTCCAACATAAGGTACAGCCTGATAAACGATTTCTTTCACTTCAACTGGAGTAACACCTATATTCAGTGCACCACCCAGCATCACTTTATACTCGCCCAAGGCCTGGCTTGCAATCATTGATCCCAAAATCATCATTAACCTTGTTTTTGCATCTAAGTTCCCATAACTAAGAACCTCATCAAAAGCGAAATTGTCGAATACGTCTATCAGTTCCGGATCTGTTACTTTTAATGTTGATTTGTGGTTTGGAAAAAGTTCCTCATGGTTTTTGTTTGCTACTTCACTTATACTCATAGTTTAGACCCTCCTTGTTTACAAAATTATTATTCATGTTGATTTTTATGGAGATGCCACTTCATCAAATGCTCAGTATCCCTCTCCCTTTCTTTAAAATCAATGTTTATTTTTTAGTTGACTTTGAAAAATTAATGGGATGATGTAATACTTTTCTTTTTGTTAATATTTCGATATTTTATAATATTATCATCTATGCAACAGAGGTAAACAGCTCTACCGGTATTCCTTTATCGATGCTCTGATGGGCTTAATTGATATTGTAATCATTTAAGCCCATTTATAGTTTTTCCCTATCAATTGGGCTATTTGACCCATAACCTATCAATACCGAGTCTGTTTCTCTATGATGATTTTGGTTTCAAAAATATTGCCGCCCGCTTGACAATTTTTTTTCATTTTGATATAACGTTCGGGGAAACCTAAAAATGCTTTGAAAGTTCTGCCAATGATTCCAATTCATTGAGCACTTTAATGGCTACCTGGGCCTTAAATGCCACTGGAAATTTTCTTCTGCTTGTTTTCATTTCCATTATAAAATTAAGTTATTTTTTCAACATAATCTGAAGTTCGATTTTTTAGGAGTATTCTACAAAAACTTCTTTTCAGTGTTCGGTTATCTTCAGTAGGCAAACCATTCAAAGCTATATTGCATGGTACTCTGTCCATCTTCCACTGATATACCTGTATATAAAAATAATTGCCTTAACAATCCAGTCAATAAACATAGCCACCCATGTGCCGAACATGCCCAAATTGTAATAAATACTTAACAGATAAGCCATTGCTATACGACAGAAAAGCATGGATAAGCTACCGACAACCATTGGGAATTTGGCATCGCCTGCTGCACGAAATGTCACAGGTAAAGTGTAAGCAAGCGGCCAGATAATAACCATAAATATTCCATGACACCAAACAATTTTAGTAGTCAAAGATGTTGCCATCTCAGATAATCCATAAACCTTTAATATGGCTGGAAGTATAGCAAGTACCAACACACAACTAAGAATATGAACCACATACACAATGCCCATAATCTTTTTAGTATAATATTTAGCCTGCTCATAATCTCTTGCTCCAATACATCTTGAGATAACGACAGTCAAACCGAAACCGATTGCCATACCCGGCAATGCCTGAAACATAACAATGGTACCTGACACCGCATTTGCCGCAATTGCTGCCGTTCCAAAAGTTGCAACTAAACTGAGCACGACTATTCTTCCCAAATAGAACAAGCCATTTTCCAATCCATACGGAACACCAATGCCTAAGATTCTTTTGAGTATTGACCAGTTAAATTTATGCTTTAGGCTTTTCTTTATATACAAAGGTTGATTCTTTTTCAGTGCCAATGCGATAATAATAACTGCTGCAGCAATACGGGATATCAAGGTAGGGATTGCAACACCTTCAACACCAAAGTGGAAACCATAAATAAGTGTAGCATTCCCCGCAATATGCACAATATTCATAGCCAGCATCACCTTCATGGGCAGTTTTGAATTACCCATAGTACGAAAAATTGAAGCTCCGGCATTATATAATGCAAGAAACGGTATGGATAAAGAAGTAATCATCAGGTAAGTATTCGCATCCCTGCTTACTTCATCCGTGATATGCCCGAATAAGCCATTTAAAATAAAAGATTTCATCAGATAAATAATAACCATGATGATGATGGAAACAATACCCGCAAACCATACCAGTTGATTCACTGCCTCCCTTGATTTTGTCATCTGCTTCCTTCCCATGTACTGCCCTGCGATGACCGCACCACCGGTAGATAATGCCGCAAACAAACTAATAAGCAATGCCATAACAAAATCCACTAAGGACACACCTGATATAGCAGACTCTCCAACTCTTGCTACCATGATTGAGTCTGCTAAGCCCACCAGATATTCTAAAAACTGCTCTATGACAAGCGGCAGAAATAATTTAAATAAATCCCTATTTGAAAAAAACCTTGTTGTCGTTAAAGATATTCGCTCCAATTTTAAACCTCCAATCTATACTTCTCCCACTATTGTATCTGCCTGAAAAAAGCAGTATATGATTTAATTTCTGTCTTATCCAGGACTTTTTTGGCTAACTTCGAATTGCCTATCCCATAATTTCCGTACCGAGATAGCTTCACTCTCTTAAACCGATGCAAAATTAATTGAAAGCAGCGGGGAAAGGTTTTCCCTGCAGCTCAAACAATTTTGCTGTATAGCTCAATTTCTACTTGGTCGGAGCATAACCAAACTGCTTTTTAAATGCAGATGAAAAGTGAGAGAGATTCTTGAATCCAACTTCAAGATATACATCGGAAACCTTCTTATTCTCGTTTCTTATTTGATCATAAGCCACTTTTAGCCTTTTTTTTATCAGCCATTTTTGTGGTGAAAGTGGGCTTACCTTTTTAAAATCTCTTTTGAATGAAGCAAGGCTTCGTCCGGTGAAGCTTGCTAAATCTTCCACAGATAAATCATACATATAATTCTCGTCCATAAAATCGAGAATATCGATCTTCCACGGCTCGGTAAAGTCGAACAGAGCCGGATAGAACCGTTCATCTATGTTCAGCAATGTGTAAATACCTTCCTGTAGTTTCAGTTGCATCAGTTCTTTTGCCGGTTTTATATTCGAGTCGAAATAAGGAGTCATGGATTGGAACAGACTTTCGATATCCGGCGTTTTCGGCAATTTTATCACACTCGGTTTATGCTTTTCTGCTTCCAGCGGTAGTTTTTTCCTGTCAATTGTCTGATAAAATTCTCTCAGAAAATTACGTTTAAAAATCATGAAAATTGCCTGAAATTGGTCCTCCCCTCTGGGTTGCTTTGTCATTCTGACACGATTATCCCGACGAAGGAAAACACATTCACCACTGTGAATTTCTATTTTTTTATTCTCTTCCTCCAGTATGATTTCACCAGAATAGACATACGCGAGCATATGATCTTTGATCATTTGCTGACAACTTCTTTCATTATCAAAATAATAACTAAAGAAGATGTCGTAATAATTGAATCTCAGTGATTCGGAATGTTCAAAACCCATAATTCAGCAGGTAAATATTTAAAATCCTTTAATTTTTGATAATAAACAAGTTGGCAATCAAAATAATTTTGTACTCTTTTCGTTTAACTGCGTCATCAACCCAAAGCGCTTTTTATTCTATTAAGCCCTTC encodes:
- a CDS encoding AraC family transcriptional regulator: MGFEHSESLRFNYYDIFFSYYFDNERSCQQMIKDHMLAYVYSGEIILEEENKKIEIHSGECVFLRRDNRVRMTKQPRGEDQFQAIFMIFKRNFLREFYQTIDRKKLPLEAEKHKPSVIKLPKTPDIESLFQSMTPYFDSNIKPAKELMQLKLQEGIYTLLNIDERFYPALFDFTEPWKIDILDFMDENYMYDLSVEDLASFTGRSLASFKRDFKKVSPLSPQKWLIKKRLKVAYDQIRNENKKVSDVYLEVGFKNLSHFSSAFKKQFGYAPTK
- a CDS encoding iron-containing alcohol dehydrogenase, which encodes MGFNMFIPTRTLFGAGMLNHLHEQKLPGKKAMIVISNGKSTRANGYLARTEDELYLAGVITVVFDKVEANPLKSTVMKGSAFAKENNCDFIIALGGGSCMDAAKAMAVMATNPGDLWDYIQSGTGKRKAIENKPLSIVAITTTAGTGSETDAGAVITNEETHEKVGIKDPSLFPVLAIVDPELMKSVPPKYTAFQGWDALSHSMEGYINNKVNLMSDMYAITAIENVSRYLARAVNDGNDMEARERVAFGNNLSGVVMCVGTTSSQHSLEHAMSAYHQNLPHGAGLIMLSKAYFTHFINEHVCDERFVRMAKAMGMEDAKEPMDFIAMLTKLQEECGVADLKMSDYGIKPEEFETMALNAKDAMGGLFLCDRTTLTVEDCVDIYTKSYK
- a CDS encoding MATE family efflux transporter, giving the protein MERISLTTTRFFSNRDLFKLFLPLVIEQFLEYLVGLADSIMVARVGESAISGVSLVDFVMALLISLFAALSTGGAVIAGQYMGRKQMTKSREAVNQLVWFAGIVSIIIMVIIYLMKSFILNGLFGHITDEVSRDANTYLMITSLSIPFLALYNAGASIFRTMGNSKLPMKVMLAMNIVHIAGNATLIYGFHFGVEGVAIPTLISRIAAAVIIIALALKKNQPLYIKKSLKHKFNWSILKRILGIGVPYGLENGLFYLGRIVVLSLVATFGTAAIAANAVSGTIVMFQALPGMAIGFGLTVVISRCIGARDYEQAKYYTKKIMGIVYVVHILSCVLVLAILPAILKVYGLSEMATSLTTKIVWCHGIFMVIIWPLAYTLPVTFRAAGDAKFPMVVGSLSMLFCRIAMAYLLSIYYNLGMFGTWVAMFIDWIVKAIIFIYRYISGRWTEYHAI
- a CDS encoding carboxymuconolactone decarboxylase family protein, coding for MSISEVANKNHEELFPNHKSTLKVTDPELIDVFDNFAFDEVLSYGNLDAKTRLMMILGSMIASQALGEYKVMLGGALNIGVTPVEVKEIVYQAVPYVGIAKVFDFIHVTNEILESRGIKLPLEKQSTTTPETRFEKGLEVQKSIFGETIDNMYEQSPANQIHIQEYLSANCFGDYYTRKGLDIKTRELLTFSMILSLGGCEPQLKGHIQGNLNVGNDKTVLLSTVTQLLPYVGYPRTLNAIRCLNEVIPESE